Genomic window (Methanobrevibacter sp.):
AAAAATAAATAAAAATGACTTAATTAGAACAAGTCAGTTTCATTTAATTTTTCCTCAAACCAATGGGCCCTTTTATCTGCATACATCTTAACGATCAATGCTAGAACCAATGTAATCAAAGCCATAGCTATTAAAATCAAGAATGAATGAGTGTAATTGGACCATATCAATCCCAATGCAGTCTCTCTAAGCAAAGTGATTCCATGGGTCATCGGCATATATGGGCTGACTGTTTGAAGTATCGGTCCCATCAATTGAATAGGATAGATACCACCAGTACCTGAAATTTGGAATACAAGCCAGATCACTGCCAATCCTTTTCCAATATGTCCCAATGCAGATACCAATGAATAGACAATCAGCATAAATATCAATGCTATGAAATATGCCGAAAGTACAAACATCAATGGATTGGCCATTTTAATTCCCAATATGAATGCTCCAATGAGGGTTACAGTGGTTTCCAAAACGGCCATGACAAGGAATATCAACAATTTACCGAAATACATCTCTGATGGAGTGTATTTGGTTCCTGTGGACTGGCCAGTTCTAAGCATGACACAGGTAATTATTGCCCCTACCCACATGGATAAGACTATATAAAATGGAGAAATCTCTGAACCGTAATCAGGGACAGGATATAATTCATTTTCCTCCAATGTAACAGGAGAATAAATGTAATCCCCAATCTTATCCTCATCCACACCGGTTATGCTGGAAAGTGAACTTGCCGCACCAGCAAGACCGCTGGAAGCCTGAAGCAATGCAGAAGAGGCGCCATTTGCAAGCATTGTAGAACCTGCAGCCAAGCTTACAGACCCGTCAGCCAATTGACTGCTTCCATCGGCTAACTTGGAACCTCCATCTGCCAATTGAGAAGCGCCATCAGCAACACCAGAAGCACCATTGGCCAAATCTACAGAACTGTTAGCTAATTTTGAAGAGCCCTGTGCAAGATTGCTTGAAGCTCCTGCCAAGTCAGAACTTGCATTTGCCAATTCTTTTGAACCATGGACAACAGGCCTGATCTGTTCAGGCAAGGTACTTTCATCAACAGCCTGATCCAATTGTTTTGCAGAGTTTTGCACTTGAGCAGAACCTGCAGATATCTGATCTGCTGATGAGGAAACTTGTGATGATCCGGCTTTCACTTGAGAAGCACCAGCAGAAACTTGGCTAGCACCAGATTCCACTTGAGAGGCTCCCTTTTCCAAATCATTCGCACCTGATTTCACTTGAGAAGCACCAGACTTGACCTGTGAAGCTCCAGATTGAACCTTGGAAGCCCCTGCACTCAATTGCCCGGCACCGGAAGACATTTGGCTTGCACCAGAGGCAAGTGAAGATTGCAAATCCCCCAATTTTTCATATGCCGCAACATTGATGAACTGGACAATCTTCGCATTGACCTTATTGTAAACTGCCCTTGCTGCAGAGTCACTTAATTTTGAAGCCATCGGATTGGATTTTCTATTTACAATATATTCCAATTCTGCTGAATGAGGGTCATCGGAAGTGATGGACTTGATGTTGCTGCTGAAGTTCTTAGGAATGATTATTCCAGCATAATACGTTCCATTCTTAACCCCCTCCCGCAGTTCATCCTCACTTACAAATGTCCAATAAAAATCATCATTTCTCTTTAACTCATCTTCCAATTGGTCCCCTACATTGATGTCCTCGCCATCAAAGGACGCACCCTTATCAAGATTGGCCACTGCAAACTCAAGGTTTCCGGTATTGTCATAAGGGTCCCAACAGGCCTGAATGTTTATAAGAGCATATAAAGAAGGCAATATTATAATAGCAAGCAATGTTAATACAACAATGGGATTGGAAGTGAATACCTCCTTAAAATCCTTTTTAAGAAGTTGAGCCACATTAGCTAAGTTAATGTTTCTTCCTAATCTAAATTCTCTCATAATAAACCTCACAATTTCATAAAAAGTCTATATTAAACGTAATGAAAAAAATCTGTATAATCCGTTTTAAAAATAAATTCTGAATAATCTATTAAGATTTTATGTATTTATTACTATATAAATTTAATAATTAAAATAGTTAATTAAAAAAAAGTAAAAAATGATTTCAAAAAGATAATTAAAAACTAATGAAAAGTTAAAAAATAAATAAAAAGAAGAAATGGAAAAATTTATCCATTTAATTTTAAAATAGCTTCAGCCAAGTCTCCGCCTGTTTCCCTTAAAGCCTCTTCAGCAGCTTCAAGGCTTACCCCAGCAGTGTTGGCAACCATTTCAATGTCTTCATCAGGAATTTCAATCTCTTTCTCAACTTCAACTGCAGTTCCAGTGACCTGATAGGTTTCCTGACCCATAATGGTCATTAAGCTTACATCTGCAGGAGAAATGATCAAATCCTTATCTTCACAGCGAATAATAACTTCCTGGACACCTTCGATTTCCTTCATGTCCATACCCATTTTTTTCATTTGTCTTTGCATGTTTTTCATTTGTTTTGGGTTCATACCAGGTATCATAATATTTCCTCATTGAATTTGTTTTAAGATAATTTCATAACTAATAATTATTCTATAAATTAAAATATATAAAATTTAATAATGATTTAAAAATGAAAAGGAATTATTTCTTAAATCCTTTTCTTGTCTTTATTGCCTGACCTGTCTTGAAGTCAAGCATTTCCTTATGGTTCAAAAGAGCCTTTCCAAATGCCAATAGCTCACCGTCCTCGTTTACAATCAGGACCTCATCATTTGACCTGATGTTCTCATCACAATCTATGATGAATTTGGCAAATACGCTCTTTCCTTCACGGGCAAATGACTCGACACTGTTGTCAATCATGACCTTGTTTCTCATTCCATCTAATGCTGCCAATCTCTTTGCACCTAATTTGGATAAGATCAGGAAACTGTCTGATGCTCTCATATTTACAATATTTTGATTCCTGTCAAAGATATGTCTTATCTTACCGGTTTTCTTACTCTTCTCTATTTTTATCTTGCCGGCAAACAATGCATCTCCAGCACCTGCGCCAAACTGATAATCTGCAATGGCCTTGAGCTTTTTGATATCATCCTTATCATATTTGATGTCTTCAGGATGAGCATACTCTTCAATATAGTCAAGCTCAAGCTCATCCAAGACTTTAGGATGGATTATTACATTTTCATAATTTTCAGCAAAATCAATCAGGAAATCTCTTGTGAATTCATCAGCTATCTTGTCATGAATCCTTGGAGCATCACTTTGGCTTAATGGATAGACCTCATCCAATTCAAGCGGAATTAGACAGAATGGAATGTCCAAGACCATAAAGTCTGTATCCTTGTTGTCAATATTGCAAGGCTCATCTTCACCTTTGGACTCATCCTTTGCATAAACGAAGAACTCCCTGAAGCTGCTTGCAAGATATTTGCTGTAAGGCTTTCTATAAGCCGGAAGGACTACAAGATTCTTTTTCTTGTCCATTTCATTCAGCTTGTTCAGATGTCTTGTGACCTCTGCCCTTTTCAATGATTCGGGACCTGTGTAGAAAAATGCAGACTTTTTGCTTCTAGGATCGAATTTCTCCAAATCTTCGCTATACTCACCTAAATGCCTCAATGCATCAAGGAGCATAGGGTGGGCTCTGCAACGTTCCTCAACAAGCTCCATAAGACTTCCTTCGGAAATGGCCTGGCGGATGAGCCTAAGCTCTGCAAAGCTTACATGAAGGTTATGTTGAGCGATTAGTTTGGTTCTCTCTTCCTTGTCCATTGCCCTTAAGTCATCTGGAGTGTATTTGCAACAGACTTCACAGGAACAAGGCATCTCTGTCATGTTTTCAAGCTTCAATGTGCCTCTTGTAGTGAGGAACCTGTCTCCTTCAGCGTATAGGATATAAGCTGCAGAATCGAATAGGTCACAGCCCATAGCAACGCAAAGGGCAAAAATCATAGGATGTCCGGCACCCATTAGGTGACGTGCCTTTGAATCAGGAAGACATTTGACTGAATGCATAACTGCATCCACAAGGTCTCTGTAATGATACATTTCCATAAGAGGAACAACTGCACCAATCGGATACAAGTCCGCATCAAGCTTTGTAAGCTCAGTTGCACAGTATTCCCTTAAGTCAGGATAGGTTGACCCCTGAACCACAGAGTTTATCTTCATTTCATAATCATTATCCTTAACGAAACTGATAGCCTCTTTAGCACGTTCTATGGTGATTTCCAAATCCTCTTCAGCCTTTTCCCTATCAACATAAGGTCCGGTTGGAATATCAAGGGAGGTTCCAATATCGGTTCCAATGGCTTCCTGAAACTCGATGACTTCCTTGTTTCCAATTTCCACATCACCATAGACAGACAATTGGAATGAACCTGAATCGGTCATAATCGGACCGTCAAAGTTAATTAGCTCATGCAATCCAACATCCAATGCCTTCTTGCTTAACTCTTCGTCCTTATAAATCAAATAAGCGTTTGTAATTACAATGTCTGCACCATAATCCTTAACATTGATTGTCTGTTTTCTAGGATGGATAACAGGCATCAGGTTTGGAGTCTTGACCTCCCCATGATTTGTCTTCAAGACACCTACTCTTCCTCTCATATCTTTTGCTTTAATTTCAAACATAAAATTCTTTCCTTGCTAAATAATAATAAAAAGTAAATTTAATAAATCTTTAAAATTGGTAAATATGATAAAATCTTTTAAAAATATAAAAAAATAGATTTATATATCTTATATTAACTTATTAGTTTAAAAAGTTTTTTAATGAAAGAATGATAAAAGGAGTAAATTCCATTGAATTTCATCAATAATAGGATTCAAGGAATCAAAAATCTTTTATTCAATTTCATCAATAATTGGATTCAAGGAATCGAAATCCACATAGCTGACATTCTTTCCATATGTTTCAATTACTGTCTTTATCTCTGCAGTCTTTTCCTCTTCCTTCATTCCCTTTACTTTCCTATGGATAAATGCCATCATTGTCTTGTGCTTTAGGTTAAGATTGGAATAGTCTATTGCTCCCCTTAGGAAATGGACCCTTGCCTTGTTATAAATGCAGCCATGGACCTGTTCCTTTATACCATTCATTATTCCTTCCCTATTCTCCTTATCATCTGGATCCGCCAATCCTACAGTTCCAACGACAAGTTTCTTATCCTGAACCTTCCTGATCTTATTCAAGGTCTTCTTCAGCCCCATTACGCTTCCGGCGTATAAAGGTCCAAGATAGACTATTGTATCATACTGATTTATGTCTGTAACATCAGTGTATTCCATCGCTTCAATGCCTGTTCTTTTAGACAGCTCATCAGCATATTGCTTTGTTGTTCCATATTGTGAAGCATAAATTATTATTTTCATGATATTCATTCCCCATTTTCCTTAAATGGAATGTCCCTTTTATTCTTAATCTCATCCAAACGTCTCATCATTTCCAGAACACGTGTTCGGGTATTGTTGTCCTCCAAATATTCATCTTGATAATCATTCTCAGGCTCTACAATATACAATGCCTCTTCAGATAGGACTCCTGGAATGTTCATCTTAGCCAAGTTCCTTTCAACTCTTCTCTTAAGTGGCTCGTCATCCATCTCTTGGCCTAAGAATATTGGAGTCTTTACAGCAGAGGATATCTTTGTGTAATGGCGTGCTTTATGCCTTTCCTCTGTCCTGTTATCCAATATCTCCTCAGATGACAAATTAAGGTTTGGGTCTCTGAATGGAATTCCAACATCGGATAGTGCCATTTTTATCTCATCATTTTTAGGCAATGACTTGGTTAGATTTCTTGGTGAAGGTGAAGCCAAAGTTCCCCCTTGGAAACGGCCGAATATCGGACCTAAGGATACATAGAAATCCGCCTCAATAAAGCCCATCCTTACAGGAGCAGATGAAGTATATGTGCAGACAATCCCGTTATCCTTAATCACCCTTCGAAACTCCTTGAAAAATTCCACACTTACCAGTTCAGGAGACATATTCTGACTGAAAGGATCTAAAAATATTGCATCGTAAGAATTTTTCTCTAGCTTTTGAATGACTTGCCTTGCATCATCTATATGAATTTTCAACCCTATATTTTCTGGAATAATAGTTTCTTCCAGCTCCAATGAAGCATAGTCGCAATCTATTAAAGATTCCTCAATGGCTTTTTTGGTAATGTCATGAGCCTTGATTGGAGAAGGAACCATGAGACCTGCAGCAAGGGTTGGCTTGGATATTTCAAGCATGTCTATATGCAGATTGGTGCTCCCATCAGTGTTTTTCATGAAGTCATCAATGGCTGCAGATGAGTTGTATCCCAATCCTGCACAGATATCCAAAATTGCAATGTCTTCATTATAATTAAGCTTTAATGGCTTTATGAACTTTTCAAACGATTCGCTGATTGCACCTGTTGAAGTGTGCAATGTCTCCACCTTATTATTGATTTCCTTAGATTTGATGCTGTATGATCCGTCATCTGTCTTGACAAAGTATTCCTTATGATCTGTAAAAATGGAATTTCTATACTTGGCATCCCTGTATTCCCTTTCATTATCGAATGCCTCATTGATCAAATCATAAATGGTTTCGTCAATTACAGTAGATTCTTCAACATAATTCATTTAATCACTTGAAATAGTTTTAAAAATAAAAATAAAAATTTAAAAAGTTTTAAAAAATGCCATTATAACTTGCCTTCATTTTTTAAAGCTCTGTTTATAAGTAAGTCTTGGTATTCCTCTGGCAAATCATTAAAGTATGAACTAAATCCAGAAACACTAACAATTAATTTAGGATGTGATTCTGGAACTTCTTTTGCCTCAATTAAAGTCTTGCTGCTAACTACATTAATTTGCATTTGGAAAAATCCGGATTTGATGCTGGAATAAATAAAGTCTGTGAATTCATCCGAATGGCCTTTAATAAAATCTGGTGAAAGCATCAAGTCCACCACATTTCCATTAATATTAGCCCCACTATAATCTAATTTTGATGCAAATCTCACTATTCCAGTAAAATCCTTATCAGAATCCAAAGAGATTTGTGGAGATAGAGGCTCCCCCTCTTTTCTTCCATCAAATGAAGCTGATGTTTCAGCACCAGCAATAATAAAATCAGAAGAACTTAATCCAAATTTGACTTTACCATCAAATCCATTTGCATAATCCTTAAAACAATCATCTAAGTAATTTGTTATTTCATTGGCCAAATCGATTATTTCATTGTTATCCATACCAAAATGAGGAGTAACAGCTTTTAATTCACCAAATACATCTTGATACTTGTCTTTTTTAAAGTTATTCTTTCTCATTTTATTTAATTCGTTCAATGAATATTTCTTATCATCGAATACAAGCTTTTTAATGTTGTATAAACTGTTTACAGTATTCGCAAGGCCAACGGCAGTGATTCCATAATTATAATACTTGGCTCCCCCTTTGGATATGTCCAATTGCTTGTCATTGCAATCGTCTATAAGCAATGAAAGCAATGGATCTTCATTCCATTCAATTTCATCCAAAGTTTGGATTAAATCTTCAACATCTTTTTTAAGATAATATTTATAGGAATTCAATAGCTCATCGAAATTATCAAGCATATCCAATACTTGAGAGGTTTCAGTATCTAAAAACTCATTTAAAGGTTTTAAAAAGGATATACAAGCAATATCATTCTGTTCCAATCCTTTTCCAACCACTGAAGGCCCCCAAGAATTGGAAATCACATAATCATTTGCATCTTCCTTATCATAGCCAAAATCAACCATACGGCCAATTATGACTTCATCATTTGAAAATAACGGGCTTCCTATTCCAGTTTCAATGGTTTCTAAAGAGAGCTCCATTAAATCGCGAGGAGTTTCATTGCTCACTCTAAGAACTAATTTAGGATCTGGAATCTGCAATTCCTTGATTGCTCTAATGAACATATAAGTCAAGTCATTATAGAAGTAATACTCCCCGTATTCATCATCATATTTTCCGCCAAGAGTGATTACCTGACCGGTATCCCCCATTAAATCTGAACTTTTATACCAGTAATAAAGGTTGAGAGTCTTCAAAAACAATTTTATTAAATCATATGCTTCATCTTGACTGATGAATCCATTATTCAAATCGTCAAAATAGTAATC
Coding sequences:
- a CDS encoding YhgE/Pip domain-containing protein, with amino-acid sequence MREFRLGRNINLANVAQLLKKDFKEVFTSNPIVVLTLLAIIILPSLYALINIQACWDPYDNTGNLEFAVANLDKGASFDGEDINVGDQLEDELKRNDDFYWTFVSEDELREGVKNGTYYAGIIIPKNFSSNIKSITSDDPHSAELEYIVNRKSNPMASKLSDSAARAVYNKVNAKIVQFINVAAYEKLGDLQSSLASGASQMSSGAGQLSAGASKVQSGASQVKSGASQVKSGANDLEKGASQVESGASQVSAGASQVKAGSSQVSSSADQISAGSAQVQNSAKQLDQAVDESTLPEQIRPVVHGSKELANASSDLAGASSNLAQGSSKLANSSVDLANGASGVADGASQLADGGSKLADGSSQLADGSVSLAAGSTMLANGASSALLQASSGLAGAASSLSSITGVDEDKIGDYIYSPVTLEENELYPVPDYGSEISPFYIVLSMWVGAIITCVMLRTGQSTGTKYTPSEMYFGKLLIFLVMAVLETTVTLIGAFILGIKMANPLMFVLSAYFIALIFMLIVYSLVSALGHIGKGLAVIWLVFQISGTGGIYPIQLMGPILQTVSPYMPMTHGITLLRETALGLIWSNYTHSFLILIAMALITLVLALIVKMYADKRAHWFEEKLNETDLF
- a CDS encoding nascent polypeptide-associated complex protein, producing MIPGMNPKQMKNMQRQMKKMGMDMKEIEGVQEVIIRCEDKDLIISPADVSLMTIMGQETYQVTGTAVEVEKEIEIPDEDIEMVANTAGVSLEAAEEALRETGGDLAEAILKLNG
- the tgtA gene encoding tRNA guanosine(15) transglycosylase TgtA, producing the protein MFEIKAKDMRGRVGVLKTNHGEVKTPNLMPVIHPRKQTINVKDYGADIVITNAYLIYKDEELSKKALDVGLHELINFDGPIMTDSGSFQLSVYGDVEIGNKEVIEFQEAIGTDIGTSLDIPTGPYVDREKAEEDLEITIERAKEAISFVKDNDYEMKINSVVQGSTYPDLREYCATELTKLDADLYPIGAVVPLMEMYHYRDLVDAVMHSVKCLPDSKARHLMGAGHPMIFALCVAMGCDLFDSAAYILYAEGDRFLTTRGTLKLENMTEMPCSCEVCCKYTPDDLRAMDKEERTKLIAQHNLHVSFAELRLIRQAISEGSLMELVEERCRAHPMLLDALRHLGEYSEDLEKFDPRSKKSAFFYTGPESLKRAEVTRHLNKLNEMDKKKNLVVLPAYRKPYSKYLASSFREFFVYAKDESKGEDEPCNIDNKDTDFMVLDIPFCLIPLELDEVYPLSQSDAPRIHDKIADEFTRDFLIDFAENYENVIIHPKVLDELELDYIEEYAHPEDIKYDKDDIKKLKAIADYQFGAGAGDALFAGKIKIEKSKKTGKIRHIFDRNQNIVNMRASDSFLILSKLGAKRLAALDGMRNKVMIDNSVESFAREGKSVFAKFIIDCDENIRSNDEVLIVNEDGELLAFGKALLNHKEMLDFKTGQAIKTRKGFKK
- a CDS encoding flavodoxin domain-containing protein, encoding MKIIIYASQYGTTKQYADELSKRTGIEAMEYTDVTDINQYDTIVYLGPLYAGSVMGLKKTLNKIRKVQDKKLVVGTVGLADPDDKENREGIMNGIKEQVHGCIYNKARVHFLRGAIDYSNLNLKHKTMMAFIHRKVKGMKEEEKTAEIKTVIETYGKNVSYVDFDSLNPIIDEIE
- a CDS encoding MnmC family methyltransferase — its product is MNYVEESTVIDETIYDLINEAFDNEREYRDAKYRNSIFTDHKEYFVKTDDGSYSIKSKEINNKVETLHTSTGAISESFEKFIKPLKLNYNEDIAILDICAGLGYNSSAAIDDFMKNTDGSTNLHIDMLEISKPTLAAGLMVPSPIKAHDITKKAIEESLIDCDYASLELEETIIPENIGLKIHIDDARQVIQKLEKNSYDAIFLDPFSQNMSPELVSVEFFKEFRRVIKDNGIVCTYTSSAPVRMGFIEADFYVSLGPIFGRFQGGTLASPSPRNLTKSLPKNDEIKMALSDVGIPFRDPNLNLSSEEILDNRTEERHKARHYTKISSAVKTPIFLGQEMDDEPLKRRVERNLAKMNIPGVLSEEALYIVEPENDYQDEYLEDNNTRTRVLEMMRRLDEIKNKRDIPFKENGE
- a CDS encoding pyruvate formate lyase family protein — translated: MGLFDNIRGLGGRQSNNSRPVIYASTISKLNRKFKSKEKAGSYLASNMHNFYISSSKFNKGLQMKNLFRKVDIFIPKSGFVYFLDPLKNLNFDGKLIEGITADYSKVLNGSIYDYNEIYFHPKAGRGFARDLSSDFNKNQLDMLDGIELLIYTIVKKLRKSNHKERAKFARYFENMIDRPAEHFEEALQRILFYNQLLWQTGHGLNGLGRLDKTLEDYYFDDLNNGFISQDEAYDLIKLFLKTLNLYYWYKSSDLMGDTGQVITLGGKYDDEYGEYYFYNDLTYMFIRAIKELQIPDPKLVLRVSNETPRDLMELSLETIETGIGSPLFSNDEVIIGRMVDFGYDKEDANDYVISNSWGPSVVGKGLEQNDIACISFLKPLNEFLDTETSQVLDMLDNFDELLNSYKYYLKKDVEDLIQTLDEIEWNEDPLLSLLIDDCNDKQLDISKGGAKYYNYGITAVGLANTVNSLYNIKKLVFDDKKYSLNELNKMRKNNFKKDKYQDVFGELKAVTPHFGMDNNEIIDLANEITNYLDDCFKDYANGFDGKVKFGLSSSDFIIAGAETSASFDGRKEGEPLSPQISLDSDKDFTGIVRFASKLDYSGANINGNVVDLMLSPDFIKGHSDEFTDFIYSSIKSGFFQMQINVVSSKTLIEAKEVPESHPKLIVSVSGFSSYFNDLPEEYQDLLINRALKNEGKL